Below is a window of Bacteroidota bacterium DNA.
AATTTTCGGGTTTGTCTGAAAATCCAAAGCCTTTTAAGTCAATAAAATAGAATTTTGAGTTTGCTAAAGAATCACCAAAGAAAATTTCCCATGAATAAGTACTTAAGCCAAAGCCATGCAGAAAAATAACTGCATCTTCTCCTTGGTTCTTTTCCATATAGTTAAGTACAACACCATTTTGGCTTATAAAGGAATCTTTCATTTCGTACTGTACATTTTGAGCATGTGCATTAAGATGAAAAAATAATATCAACGTAAAAAGTACGAATATTTTCACGCTTTGCCTATTTGGCATAATGAGTATTCGCACCGGATTCAATCTGACTTACTCTTTTCTATTTTTATACCACTTACTTCCATTAGAAACAGAAGATTGCGTTTGTCCGTGGTTTTGAGTCTTTCTCTGGTTAAAAACTTCAACAGCGGCAATAGCAGCCGCTTGCAACAATTCATCCGAAATATTGTCCGATATTAATTTGTCAGGGCTGAAATTTTTAGCAATGAATGCAGTGTCGAAATCTGCATTGATAAAATCAGGGTGATTCATTACAAATTCGCCAAACGGGAGCGTAGTAGCCACCCCATTAATCTCAAATTCAGAGATGGCGCGTTTCATCCTTTCTATTGCCAATTCACGTGATTGCGCCCATACCACGAGTTTAGCAAACATATTGTCATAGAAAATAGGAATAGTCATTCCTTCTTCCATGCAATCGTCCACACGCACACCGGGTCCTTTTGGAATTCTGTACACAGACAACTGACCGGTATCAGGCAGAAAATTTTCATAAGGGTCTTCTGCACAAATCCTGAGTTCAATGGCGTGTCCGTTAATTTTTAGTTCATCGGGATTGAAGGAAAAGTCCAAACCGGCTGCAACACGGATTTGTTCTCGCACCAAATCAAGTCCGGTAATCATTTCTGTAACAGGATGTTCCACCTGCAAACGGGTATTCATCTCCAAGAAATAGAAATTCATATTTGCGTCTAAAAGAAACTCAACCGTACCTGCTCCTTGATAATTACAAGCTTTGGCAACGTTTACTGCAGCCTCCCCCATTTTATTTCTTAGTTCAGGTGTAAGGATTCCTGACGGTGCTTCTTCTACAAGTTTTTGGTGTCTGCGCTGAATTGAACATTCGCGCTCAAAAAGGTGTATGCCATTTCCTTTGGAATCAGCTATAACTTGAATTTCAATATGCCGAGGTTTTAGAACATATTTTTCAATAAACACATCATCATTTCCAAAAGAATTGCGAGCTTCACTTTGAGCCATATTCAAAGCAGTCATAAATTCATCTCTGTTATTCACAACTCTCATACCTTTACCTCCACCACCAGCAGAGGCTTTTATAAGGACAGGAAAGCCAATTTCAACAGCAGTTTGCTCGGCAGCCTTAGGGTCTGTGATAGCTGCATTAATTCCGGGAACCAAAGGTACACCAAAATTTGCGACCGCTTGTTTGCTGGCAATTTTGCTCCCCATCAGTTCTATACTTTCAGCAGAGGGACCTATAAACACAATACCTGCTTCTTTTAATGCACGTGCAAAGACAGCATTTTCACTTAAAAATCCATAACCGGGATGCACTGCTTCTGCACCCGATTTTTTGCAAACGTCAATAATCTTATCCATTCTCAGATAAGAATCTGCAGAAGCAGCAGTTCCTATGCAATAACTTTCGTCTGCCATTCTAACATGCATCGCATCTGCATCTGCTTCGGAATAAACCGCAACAGTTTTAATACCCATTTCACGACAGGTTCGGATTACTCTTACTGCAATCTCGCCTCTGTTTGCAATTAAGATTTTTGAAAACATTATTTAAAATCAGGTTTTACAAATTCTAATAAATAAGCCACCTTTTCGGAACGGCTCACATTGTCATATCCAAAAATACCTCCGGAGGCAAGAGCAACATAAACGCCTACATTTTTCAGACTACGGAACAATGCTTGTGCAAATGATTTATCAATATTTTCAAGTGTGCTTTTTAATATTAAAAGATGTTCTTTTACAAGTGCTTTATCGGATTCAATATCACCGGACAATGTCATCATTAATTCGGCTAATCTATTGCCTGGATTTTGAACTTTTTGGTAAAGTACACTTACGTCCGGAGATTCTGAAAAAGCTTTAATTTCAATAGTCTGAATTGCAGCTATTTGCTCTTTTTTGTTAAAATGTCCGTCTGCGAGTCCAACCCACATGGTTACCCAAAAAGGTGCATCTTTGAGAATAGCTTGGTGCGTGTCTGATAAATTTTCGAAGGGAGTAATCATAAAAGTATTTCTATTATTTTGCAAGGCGCAAATTAAGGCAAAAAATCACATTGAAAACCCTTGAAAATTATACTAAATGGCTTTCCCTTGAAATTTCTCTCGAACTTAATTCGCGCAGACTTATACTTACGTCTGTTATGCAGGCTTTTGCGTTTGTTCTTGTATTTTATTACGGCATGGAGCATCCGCAAGGGCAAGATTGGTCGGTCTTTTACTGGCTCATCACGTTGATGGCGTCTGTGAGCGGGCTGAGTCGTAGTTTCTTGCAGACTCAAAAAGGGTTAAATTTGTATATTTATCAAATCATTGCACCAAAAGATTTCTTTGTGTTGCGCACTTTCAGCAATTTTATTTATATCCTAATGGTTAGTTTATTTGGAGCGATATTTTTGATTTTGTTATATGGTTTTACGCCTATTCCATTACTTCCGCTATTTACTTTGTCCATAGTGTGTTCTCTTGGTTTTGCAGCTATTTTCACTTTTACAGGCGCCATTGCATCGGCAAGTAATAATGCTGCCGTCTTATTGCCATTACTTTCTATACCATTGTTAATTCCGTTATTGATGGTTGTATTTACAGCTTCCAATGAGTTATTGACTGCTAATGCCGATTTAACTAATATTTTACAAGAATTGGCATTGATTACGGTTTTAGATATTCTTTACCTTTTGTCAGGACTCTTTCTCTTTCCGCATTTGTGGGGTGAATAGTGTGCGATTTTATCTCAACAAAGTAACCGTGCCGGAGGTAACAATAGCTTTATCTTCAAGGCTTATGTATCGCACAACATACATGTACACCCCTTCCTGACACGGAATGTCACTGTTGGTTCCGTCCCAACCAATATTTCGAGCATCTTCCGTTTTAAATATCAGACCTCCCCAGCGATTATAAACTTCTAATGTAATTTCAAATTTTACCCCTGTTGCTACTACTTTAAAGATATCATTATTCCCGTCATTGTTTGGAGAAAAAGCACTTGGAACATACACTCCTTCTTCGGAGTTATACACATCCAGTCTTTTGACAGAAGAATCTATGCAAGTAGAATCGATATTGTATGCAATCAGTGTTATATACAATCTTTCCTCACGTTCATAAATATGGTCAGGGTTAATGGCTGGCGAATGGTCAGAGAAATCTCCAAAATTCCATTCATAAGCAGCAGCAAAAGAACTCTTATTAATAAAGTGAATATTGCGTCCTGTACGCGCTATGGCAGGGAAAAAATCAAAATCCGCACGGGGTGTTTGTCTAACTAAAACAGCTGTTTGCAAGGTGTCTGAAAATTCACAAATATCACGGCTCACACTTAGTTTGTATATCCCTGACATGGCAGTGGTGGTATTTGGAATTAGTATGTCTTTCAATGTTGAACTAAAACCTGACGGACCTTTCCATTTGACTGCCAAACTACTATCTATATTAAGTACTTTGAGATTCAGTGGCTCTCCAGAACAAATAGGGCTATTTGACCTAATGGATACATTGCTCAAATCAGGATAAGGGATAACGTCAATATAAATCAAATCACTCTCGTTCTTGCATCCATTGCTGTCAATCAAGGTGAGTTTATACCAACCCGATTGTCCGGTTCTAATGCTGTCTAAATCAATCATATTTCGAAGGTTTGACGAGAACCCATGTTCGCCTTTCCATGAAAACTGTGTGCTTAGTGGCACAGTCGTTTTATTGCTGATGACAACATGGTCAAATTCGCAATACTTGGTAGCAGTAGAAGTAATAGAGGGCTTGTCGGGTAAGGGCAACAGAGACACTTTGATTTGTGCGGTATCGCTCAAACAACCGTTGCTGACTGAACGGTATTGTACGGAATACACAGCTTCGTCTGACTGAAATGTGGGATAAAAAACCAATGAATCGTCAATGCCAATAGCTCTTTTTGCACCTTTATCCCACGATACAGTATGAGCAAATCCGGGTTTATTTGTGATTTTTAAGATTAGTTTTTCTCCCAAACAAACGGGGAGATTGGAACTCACTGTGGGTTTGATGGGTTTGGAGGCGATAGTTATATAAACAGAATCTTTGCCGGAACCGCAAGCAGGGGCGGAAGTTGTGAATACATAGTAGCCTGCATGAACAGGCGATACATTGGGAATAACAATATTGAGTTGATTGGAAGTAAAGCCATTGGGACCTGTCCAACTAACGGTATTGGGGTCAAGAGTTTGACCATATAAACGGATTGTGTCGCCCTCGCAAAGTGCGGCTTTTTCGGCTGAAATATCTACTTCATTATTTTCGCCCTCAAAATTTGAGAAATAAGCATAGCGAGAACCACCTGCGGAATTTCTACCATTTAGTAATGCAAACTGAAAAGGGTGTGTTGTATTTCTGATTAAACTTCCTGCATTAGAAGGTACTGTGGAAGTATTGAAAGATTTTTTAGCGTATTTGTAAAGTCCTCCTGTATTGGGGACATTTGAAAAATCAGCAGGTATAAACAGAGTGCTGTTACCGTTTAACACAAAACTCCCCTCGCCACCGTTTTTTACTATCACAAACAAAAACAAATCATCAGCGGAAGGGCGTGTAAAACCATATTGCTTGATACATGAAAAGAACAAAGCTGGAATAACCGCTAACGAACCCTCACACCCCGTTCCCGTCAAATGAATTACATACGTTTTTTTTGTTGTTTGGATATAAATACAGTTGATAGTGAGATTGTATGTAAAGGTTTGTCCCTCATTCAAAGTTGCTACCGAAGTTCCGTTAATGACGACATTTGTATTGTCTTCCGTTGCCAAAATTGAAACTATGTCAAAGGGATTTAGATTTCCTTTTACCACAATATATTCTGTACCAGTATAATCAACAGGAACAAGTTGGTCGCCCGCCAAGTCCTGACAAGATGATATTAAAACCAAATCGTCTTTAATAGTTATCGCAATCGGTTTGTTTGATATTACCTTAGAACCACTCGGTTTTAAATTGCCTTGTTGAGAAGATGATCTTGCAGAAAATGTTTGCCCCTTGTTTAATACAACTGTAAGTGGGTTTCCTGCTGTTGCTCCCACAATATTTTGACTTGGTGTTATGGTAACAAATGTATTGTCTTCTGTTGCTACTATGTCAAAAGCAGCATAAGAACCGCTTGTACCGTTAGGATATACAGTTTGAAAAGGGATATAAAACTTAGTACCTAATGCCTTTTGTCCTTTTAGTGTGAAAATATCTGGGCTACAATATGTGCAAAAAGATTGGATAGAACTTACTACTTCATAGTAGACGCTCACAGG
It encodes the following:
- the accC gene encoding acetyl-CoA carboxylase biotin carboxylase subunit, whose amino-acid sequence is MFSKILIANRGEIAVRVIRTCREMGIKTVAVYSEADADAMHVRMADESYCIGTAASADSYLRMDKIIDVCKKSGAEAVHPGYGFLSENAVFARALKEAGIVFIGPSAESIELMGSKIASKQAVANFGVPLVPGINAAITDPKAAEQTAVEIGFPVLIKASAGGGGKGMRVVNNRDEFMTALNMAQSEARNSFGNDDVFIEKYVLKPRHIEIQVIADSKGNGIHLFERECSIQRRHQKLVEEAPSGILTPELRNKMGEAAVNVAKACNYQGAGTVEFLLDANMNFYFLEMNTRLQVEHPVTEMITGLDLVREQIRVAAGLDFSFNPDELKINGHAIELRICAEDPYENFLPDTGQLSVYRIPKGPGVRVDDCMEEGMTIPIFYDNMFAKLVVWAQSRELAIERMKRAISEFEINGVATTLPFGEFVMNHPDFINADFDTAFIAKNFSPDKLISDNISDELLQAAAIAAVEVFNQRKTQNHGQTQSSVSNGSKWYKNRKE
- a CDS encoding gliding motility-associated C-terminal domain-containing protein, with product MKKILLLAVLILNINKVYSQFDTLFWFVAPEVLNYGYDFDRPIVFRISTENFASTVTIDFPANPLLTPYVINIGANNTLTQDVTTYINDLENIQPNQVLNKGIRIRATQPVSVYYEVVSSIQSFCTYCSPDIFTLKGQKALGTKFYIPFQTVYPNGTSGSYAAFDIVATEDNTFVTITPSQNIVGATAGNPLTVVLNKGQTFSARSSSQQGNLKPSGSKVISNKPIAITIKDDLVLISSCQDLAGDQLVPVDYTGTEYIVVKGNLNPFDIVSILATEDNTNVVINGTSVATLNEGQTFTYNLTINCIYIQTTKKTYVIHLTGTGCEGSLAVIPALFFSCIKQYGFTRPSADDLFLFVIVKNGGEGSFVLNGNSTLFIPADFSNVPNTGGLYKYAKKSFNTSTVPSNAGSLIRNTTHPFQFALLNGRNSAGGSRYAYFSNFEGENNEVDISAEKAALCEGDTIRLYGQTLDPNTVSWTGPNGFTSNQLNIVIPNVSPVHAGYYVFTTSAPACGSGKDSVYITIASKPIKPTVSSNLPVCLGEKLILKITNKPGFAHTVSWDKGAKRAIGIDDSLVFYPTFQSDEAVYSVQYRSVSNGCLSDTAQIKVSLLPLPDKPSITSTATKYCEFDHVVISNKTTVPLSTQFSWKGEHGFSSNLRNMIDLDSIRTGQSGWYKLTLIDSNGCKNESDLIYIDVIPYPDLSNVSIRSNSPICSGEPLNLKVLNIDSSLAVKWKGPSGFSSTLKDILIPNTTTAMSGIYKLSVSRDICEFSDTLQTAVLVRQTPRADFDFFPAIARTGRNIHFINKSSFAAAYEWNFGDFSDHSPAINPDHIYEREERLYITLIAYNIDSTCIDSSVKRLDVYNSEEGVYVPSAFSPNNDGNNDIFKVVATGVKFEITLEVYNRWGGLIFKTEDARNIGWDGTNSDIPCQEGVYMYVVRYISLEDKAIVTSGTVTLLR